One genomic segment of Pristiophorus japonicus isolate sPriJap1 unplaced genomic scaffold, sPriJap1.hap1 HAP1_SCAFFOLD_29, whole genome shotgun sequence includes these proteins:
- the LOC139248341 gene encoding histone H1-like has product MTDTAAAETAPPAVVAQTKAPSKKKKAAPRSGPAGPKLGDQILKVVADDKDRRGTSLAAIKKALAAKGVDVEKRGFQIRSSIKKNVMNGSLKQIKGTGASGSFKVANTDSQGKVGKKVKKPAAKKSPAKKAATKKSPAKKAAAKKSPVKKAAAKKSPAKKAAAKKSPVKKATAKKSPAKKAAAKKTSTKKALTKVKAVKKVENPRVKATPKAAKAKKAAPPKK; this is encoded by the exons ATGACTGATactgcagccgccgaaacggctcctcctgccgtcgtcgctcaaaccaaggctcccagcaagaagaagaAGGCGGCTCCCCGCTCCGGGCCAGCCGGTCCCAAGTTGGGCGAccagatcctcaaggttgtggccgatgaCAAGGATCGCAGGGGAACgtccctggccgcgataaagaaggctctggcggccaaaggcgtcGATGTGGAGAAGCGCGGCTTCCAGATCAGGTCCAGTATCAAGAAGAATGTGATGAATGGttccctgaagcagatcaagggcacgggcgcctcgggctcatTCAAAGTCGCTAATACTGATTCCCAGGGGAAAGTGGGAAAGAAGGTGAAgaagccagcagccaagaaatctccagcaaagaaagcagcaaccaagaaatctccagcaaagaaagcagcagccaagaaatctccagtaaagaaagcagcagccaagaaatctccagcaaagaaagcagcagccaagaaatctccagtaaagaaagcaacagccaagaaatctccagcaaaaaaagcagcagccaagaaaacgagcaccaagaaggcgcTAACG AAAGTGAAGGCGGTCAAAAAGGTGGAGAACCCGAGGGTCAAGGCCACGCCCAAAGCAGCAAAGGCCAAGAAAGCAgcgccccccaaaaaataa
- the LOC139248254 gene encoding histone H4 gives MSGRGKGGKGLGKGGAKRHRKVLRDNIQGITKPAIRRLARRGGVKRISGLIYEETRGVLKVFLENVIRDAVTYTEHAKRKTVTAMDVVYALKRQGRTLYGFGG, from the coding sequence atgtctgggcgaggtaaaggaggcaaaggactgggcaaaggcggagccaagcggcaccgtaaagtgctccgtgataacatccagggcatcaccaaacccgccatccgccgcctggctcgccgtggcggtgtgaagcggatctcgggcctgatctacgaggagacccgtggggtactgaaggttttcctggagaatgtcatcagggacgccgtcacctacaccgagcacgccaagcgcaagacggtcactgccatggatgtggtgtacgctctcaaacgccagggccgcactctctatggattcggcggctga
- the LOC139248088 gene encoding histone H3, with protein MARTKQTARKSTGGKAPRKQLATKAARKSAPATGGVKKPHRYRPGTVALREIRRYQKSTELLIRKLPFQRLVREIAQDFKTDLRFQSSAVMALQEASEAYLVGLFEDTNLCAIHAKRVTIMPKDIQLARRIRGERA; from the coding sequence atggccaggaccaagcagacagcgcgcaaatcgaccggagggaaagctcctcgcaaacagctggcgaccaaagcggcccggaagagcgctccggccacgggcggagtgaagaagcctcatcgctacagacctggcaccgtggctctgagggagatccgccgctaccagaaatccaccgagctgctcatccgcaagctgcccttccagcgcctggtgcgggagatcgctcaggacttcaagaccgacctgcgcttccagagctcggccgtcatggccctgcaggaggccagcgaggcttacctggtggggctgtttgaggacaccaacctgtgcgccatccacgccaagcgagtcaccatcatgcccaaagacatccagctggcccgccgcatccgcggggagcgcgcctag